In bacterium, the following proteins share a genomic window:
- a CDS encoding sigma-54 dependent transcriptional regulator → MHILFVDDEPLGRDALSVHIESQLGHHVTCCNSAAQALEAFRNDTCQMVLTDIRMPGMDGIELLKKLKETPQGRAADVVLVTAHGDMSTAVSALRAGAYDYLSKPIDLDELTAVIERVTEHQALIKENYELTHHFTEKVREATRETRSQLEQLQSAYAGAVGLEGVGIFSDKMHRVVETARKLHRERSISVLIEGETGTGKEIIARLIHYGDGGVSAPFVPINCPAISPGLFESELFGYEGGAFTGARREGQKGKFELAQGGSLFFDEIGDMPLELQPKLLRVLQEKNLFRVGGLKKIEIDVRVICATNLDLERQVKSGQFRQDLFYRLNVGRVLIPPLRERREEIGPLAQMYLEQLASQKKLRFRSISPAALAILEAHAWPGNVRELKNTIERVVLLHDDEEIKPGHLDFLLPGKPTLGVQASGVAEHALSILLPPEGLRLDDVEAQVIRKALSLHKGNITRTAAFLGLTRCSLRRKIERLLPGSSD, encoded by the coding sequence ATGCACATACTGTTCGTGGATGACGAGCCGCTGGGACGGGACGCGCTGAGCGTGCATATCGAAAGCCAGCTCGGCCATCATGTCACCTGCTGCAACAGCGCGGCCCAGGCCCTGGAGGCTTTCCGGAACGACACCTGTCAGATGGTGCTGACCGATATCCGCATGCCGGGCATGGACGGGATCGAGCTGCTGAAAAAGCTGAAAGAGACGCCCCAGGGCCGGGCTGCCGATGTTGTACTGGTGACCGCCCACGGCGACATGTCAACCGCGGTGTCCGCCTTGCGCGCCGGCGCCTACGACTACCTGAGCAAGCCCATCGACCTGGATGAGCTGACCGCGGTGATCGAGCGGGTCACCGAGCACCAGGCCCTGATCAAGGAAAACTACGAGCTGACCCACCATTTCACCGAGAAAGTCCGGGAGGCCACGCGCGAGACCCGTTCCCAGCTCGAGCAGCTCCAGAGCGCCTATGCCGGTGCAGTCGGCCTGGAGGGAGTGGGCATCTTCTCGGACAAGATGCACCGGGTGGTGGAAACGGCCCGCAAGCTGCACCGCGAACGCTCGATCTCGGTGCTGATCGAGGGTGAGACTGGAACGGGCAAGGAGATTATCGCGCGCCTCATCCATTACGGCGATGGTGGAGTGAGCGCCCCGTTCGTGCCGATTAACTGTCCGGCGATCTCGCCCGGCCTGTTCGAGAGCGAGCTTTTCGGCTACGAGGGCGGCGCGTTCACCGGGGCCAGGCGGGAGGGGCAGAAAGGCAAGTTCGAGCTGGCCCAGGGCGGGAGCCTGTTCTTCGACGAGATCGGGGACATGCCCCTGGAGCTGCAACCCAAGCTGCTGCGGGTCCTGCAGGAGAAAAACCTTTTCCGGGTCGGTGGGCTGAAAAAGATTGAGATCGATGTCCGGGTGATCTGCGCCACCAACCTCGACCTGGAGCGTCAGGTCAAGAGCGGCCAGTTCCGCCAGGACCTGTTCTACCGTCTGAACGTGGGCCGGGTCCTCATTCCGCCGCTGCGCGAGCGGCGCGAGGAGATCGGGCCCCTGGCCCAGATGTACCTGGAGCAACTGGCCAGTCAGAAAAAGCTGCGTTTCAGGTCGATAAGCCCGGCGGCGCTGGCGATCCTGGAAGCCCACGCCTGGCCGGGAAATGTCCGCGAGCTGAAGAACACGATCGAGCGGGTGGTGCTGCTCCACGACGACGAGGAGATCAAGCCCGGTCACCTGGATTTCCTTCTGCCGGGTAAGCCCACCCTGGGTGTCCAAGCCTCTGGAGTCGCCGAGCATGCGCTTTCTATCCTGTTGCCGCCGGAGGGATTGCGCCTGGACGATGTCGAGGCCCAGGTGATCCGCAAGGCCCTGAGCCTGCACAAGGGCAATATCACCCGCACCGCGGCTTTCCTCGGCCTGACCCGCTGCTCCCTGCGCCGTAAGATCGAGCGGCTGCTGCCCGGGTCCTCCGACTGA
- a CDS encoding GHKL domain-containing protein, producing the protein MPHPVYTIWRPLAVALFLGAAALLLCIRGANCQQQAEWRFFGVEDGLSGPYTSGVSICRDGQVYISHGETTKLGRLDGWPAPDGGFVRYSYEVSGNGRVYESGAGQIWVFATGNAYLLSDGGLTQYTVDEIESLASKVDEDGPKINARILMLPGEKDSFFFLLPASLGRFDIATGSRAVAVTAENIGLGRFIDMNIDAADNIWLTAERGVCRLTRQAGGAGLQWQAFPLLSTGLKNFQTLSCAPDGELVAVGVNARSGRKEMVHFDGTGWRVLTGYSGEVIKGWPGQDSSFWAVKEHQALSLILGGKEKVQEKAGLLSGELFDVAVGEQGVFWLATSHGLARYTPPIWRTPVQVRQVDSRIHSICEDRQGGLWFAAVYQLLHFQDNYWTIYPLPKGVETHPYMTQSISSLPDGRIAIGTLKYQDSLLTFDPVRESFGFVPHPQQVAISKSDVHYIRLIAPRRDGTLWVETHPAADSSVFRLEVYDGHSFKHFLDVNQQSNISNLRYLYETESGDLWIASTFGNGIALYRQGQFRSFGPADGYTGGSVFCICEVAKGRVWVGGRDAIQEYDGERWSLVRSGLASVRSIVRGKDGTVWVGSGNGIHRWRDGAWVTNSIEDGLPNTAVFSIFQDSRGRVWAGTIGGLSLYHPEADADPPLTFVPENENLRETPPDGEVRLIFSGADRWKQTRTERLLYSCRLDSGEWSQFKPGNVAVYNKLPYGPHRFEVRAMDDNLNVTPEPAGFGFTVLVPWYRELGFQIIMTIGGTVILILLGYAVHRHVLLEKLVVERTRDLQQQHSSLEVMLKHQSLLAAIASRMSSSVSFQEAVEEIMLAIAEQMGLDEACLLEPLPDGQSEAGSGEKCAQDDPTARENRGEKAIVLTHWLLQRIRQSGCFVSEDVRALEPERRDFFLGLALGSVCIFPLLISGQVVRLVCFGRRERYGWKPEELEFFQTATDIITNAWERFCHFQARLEAEKKQGESIQMAEKAARLASIGVIAAGITHEINQPLNDIKAVADTVFFWLRKNAGILPEQYEKLLLSISGSVGRISRIISQMRSYWASPGGGRTEIISLNKAVHSALLLVRGQLDSHGIDLALEEKDKSILVQANKVNTEQIVLNLVVNAIHALDTVDGGDKSIRIRLYQDNGSACLAVEDNGPGVPAELRDKLFDPFFTTKKPEQGMGLGLAIVKRFAEEFGGRVKVSDAAAGGAVFLVEIPLIHVE; encoded by the coding sequence ATGCCGCACCCGGTTTACACAATCTGGCGCCCGCTGGCCGTCGCCCTGTTCTTGGGAGCGGCCGCGCTGCTGTTGTGCATCCGTGGGGCAAACTGCCAGCAGCAGGCCGAATGGCGGTTTTTCGGCGTGGAGGACGGCCTGTCGGGTCCCTATACAAGCGGGGTCTCGATCTGCCGTGACGGACAAGTCTATATTTCCCATGGAGAAACGACCAAACTGGGCCGTCTGGACGGCTGGCCGGCGCCGGATGGAGGGTTTGTCCGCTATTCTTATGAGGTCAGCGGGAACGGGCGTGTGTATGAGAGCGGAGCGGGCCAAATCTGGGTTTTCGCTACCGGCAATGCATACCTGCTAAGCGACGGTGGATTGACCCAGTACACGGTGGATGAAATTGAAAGCCTTGCCTCCAAAGTAGATGAAGACGGTCCCAAGATTAACGCCCGTATACTCATGCTGCCGGGGGAAAAGGACAGTTTCTTTTTCCTTCTGCCTGCATCGCTGGGCCGCTTCGACATCGCCACAGGCAGCCGGGCAGTCGCCGTAACGGCTGAGAATATTGGTCTGGGCCGCTTTATCGACATGAACATTGATGCAGCGGACAATATCTGGCTGACCGCCGAAAGGGGTGTCTGCCGTCTCACCCGGCAAGCCGGGGGCGCCGGCCTGCAATGGCAGGCTTTCCCCTTGCTGAGCACGGGATTGAAAAACTTTCAGACCCTGAGCTGTGCACCGGATGGAGAACTGGTGGCCGTGGGAGTGAACGCCCGCAGCGGCCGGAAAGAAATGGTCCATTTTGACGGGACCGGCTGGCGGGTTCTCACCGGCTACAGCGGCGAGGTGATCAAGGGCTGGCCGGGACAGGACAGCAGCTTCTGGGCGGTCAAGGAACATCAGGCGCTTTCCCTGATCCTGGGGGGAAAGGAGAAAGTCCAGGAGAAAGCCGGTCTGCTCTCCGGGGAGCTGTTCGATGTCGCAGTCGGGGAGCAGGGAGTGTTCTGGCTGGCGACCTCCCACGGTCTGGCCCGGTATACCCCGCCGATATGGAGGACCCCGGTGCAGGTCCGTCAGGTCGACAGCCGCATCCATTCGATCTGCGAGGACCGCCAGGGAGGGCTCTGGTTTGCGGCGGTCTACCAGTTGCTGCACTTTCAGGACAACTACTGGACAATCTATCCGCTGCCGAAGGGCGTGGAAACCCATCCCTACATGACCCAGTCGATCAGCAGCCTGCCGGATGGCCGTATCGCGATCGGAACGCTGAAGTACCAGGATTCGCTGCTCACCTTCGACCCGGTCAGGGAAAGCTTCGGGTTTGTGCCGCACCCCCAGCAGGTGGCGATAAGCAAGTCAGATGTACATTACATCCGGCTGATCGCTCCCCGGCGGGACGGTACGCTCTGGGTCGAGACTCACCCCGCGGCCGATTCCTCCGTTTTCCGTCTGGAGGTCTACGACGGGCACAGCTTCAAGCATTTTCTGGACGTGAACCAGCAGAGCAATATCAGCAACCTGCGCTACCTCTACGAGACCGAGAGCGGCGACCTCTGGATCGCCAGCACGTTCGGCAACGGCATCGCGCTGTACCGCCAGGGTCAATTCAGGTCTTTCGGTCCGGCGGACGGCTACACCGGGGGGAGTGTGTTCTGTATCTGCGAGGTCGCTAAGGGCCGGGTCTGGGTCGGGGGACGGGACGCTATCCAGGAGTACGACGGGGAGCGCTGGTCGTTGGTGCGCTCGGGCCTGGCCAGCGTGCGCTCGATAGTAAGGGGCAAGGACGGGACAGTCTGGGTCGGCAGCGGCAACGGCATCCACCGCTGGCGGGACGGCGCCTGGGTCACCAACTCCATCGAGGACGGACTGCCGAACACGGCGGTCTTCTCGATCTTCCAGGACAGCCGCGGGCGGGTCTGGGCCGGCACTATCGGCGGCCTGAGCCTGTACCACCCGGAGGCGGACGCCGACCCGCCCCTGACTTTCGTTCCCGAAAATGAGAATTTGCGGGAAACCCCGCCGGATGGCGAGGTGCGGCTCATCTTTTCCGGTGCGGACCGCTGGAAACAGACCCGCACCGAGCGCCTTCTGTACTCCTGCCGTCTGGACAGCGGCGAGTGGTCGCAGTTCAAGCCCGGTAACGTGGCCGTGTACAACAAATTGCCCTACGGCCCGCACCGTTTCGAGGTCCGGGCCATGGACGACAATCTGAATGTCACTCCCGAGCCGGCGGGGTTCGGGTTCACCGTGCTCGTGCCCTGGTACCGGGAACTCGGTTTCCAGATCATCATGACCATCGGTGGCACGGTCATCCTCATCCTTCTGGGTTACGCGGTCCACCGGCATGTCCTGCTCGAAAAGCTCGTGGTCGAGCGCACCCGCGACCTTCAGCAGCAGCATTCCAGCCTGGAGGTCATGCTCAAGCACCAGAGCCTTCTGGCCGCGATCGCCTCGCGCATGAGCTCGTCGGTCTCGTTCCAGGAGGCGGTGGAGGAGATCATGCTTGCGATTGCCGAGCAGATGGGCCTGGATGAGGCCTGCCTTCTCGAACCACTCCCGGACGGCCAGTCGGAGGCGGGGAGCGGGGAAAAGTGCGCGCAGGATGATCCCACCGCCCGGGAGAACCGGGGTGAGAAAGCCATCGTCCTGACCCACTGGCTGCTGCAGCGGATCAGGCAGAGCGGGTGTTTTGTCTCGGAGGATGTCCGCGCCCTGGAGCCGGAGCGGCGCGATTTCTTCCTGGGGCTCGCTCTGGGCTCGGTCTGTATCTTCCCGCTGCTCATTTCCGGGCAGGTAGTCCGGCTGGTCTGTTTCGGCCGCCGGGAGAGGTACGGCTGGAAACCGGAGGAACTCGAATTCTTCCAGACCGCCACGGACATAATCACCAACGCCTGGGAACGGTTCTGTCATTTCCAGGCCCGCCTGGAGGCTGAGAAAAAGCAGGGCGAGTCGATCCAGATGGCCGAGAAAGCCGCGCGTCTGGCCTCCATCGGCGTGATCGCGGCCGGGATAACGCACGAGATCAACCAGCCGCTCAACGACATCAAGGCCGTGGCGGACACCGTGTTTTTCTGGCTCCGGAAGAACGCGGGCATACTCCCGGAACAGTACGAGAAACTGCTGCTCTCGATCTCGGGCAGCGTGGGCCGTATTTCGAGGATAATCAGCCAGATGCGCTCCTACTGGGCCTCGCCGGGTGGCGGTCGGACCGAGATAATCAGCCTGAACAAGGCCGTGCACAGCGCCCTGCTCCTGGTCCGCGGCCAGCTTGATTCGCATGGCATAGATCTCGCACTCGAGGAAAAGGACAAGTCCATCCTGGTCCAGGCCAACAAGGTCAACACCGAGCAGATCGTGCTGAACCTGGTGGTGAACGCAATCCACGCCCTGGACACGGTGGACGGCGGGGACAAATCGATCCGGATCAGGCTGTACCAGGATAACGGCTCGGCCTGCCTGGCGGTGGAGGACAACGGCCCCGGAGTGCCTGCGGAGCTGCGGGACAAGCTGTTCGACCCGTTTTTCACCACCAAGAAGCCGGAACAGGGCATGGGCCTCGGCCTGGCGATTGTGAAGCGCTTTGCGGAGGAGTTCGGCGGACGGGTCAAAGTCTCCGATGCCGCCGCGGGCGGGGCGGTCTTTCTGGTCGAGATTCCGCTCATCCACGTAGAATAG